The DNA sequence TATCCCCCCCTCCCCCGACCCCAACCCTCCCTACTCCCCTCTTAAAAGGTGTACTTTGtataataattttttatactATTATGTCATCTTTACTTTGTTGTAGCGGATAATATGTTTTATTTTCAAGATGATAAATCTCACATTTTAAGTATGCTTATATGTAGATTCTGACgacatatttttctatttttctaaaaCTGGTAAAATTATCTGCAAAGTGTCATGCATTAATGATATCATACTATTCAAGAGGCAACTTTCTTTAAGATATTACTACTAAAAGTTGATTACCCGCTTGATTTCATTCAATAACTAGAAATATATATGAAGCACGTTAGACAAAGATTCTTCATAATGTTTTTTCCTTCTCATACTGTTTGCTTTGCAAACATTTTTGCCCCTAAACATTTTAGCTTATTCACTtactttatgaaaaaaaataagGGGAAAATAATATCTGCCTAATGTATCAACACTTCAGACAAGTCTCTGTGGTCATAATATGCGACTTAAAAGGACTTAAATTGGAATATTTCACGAAATGTAAATCTCCATTTGATCTTAAGGTTCTGTTGGGCCAAAGCCCAATTAAAAGATAATGGATCGAGCTCAGGCGTCTACGGCTCGGCCTCATTTGACAATGTGTTATTTCTACCAAGTTAGTTACAACTcaggaaagaaaaataaaaaattgtaaAAGAAATCCTAACTGAAAGAACTTTTAAAAGTGTGGGAAACTAACGGCTTATCTTCAACTTGTAGTCCTCCTCCTTTATCTACTGCAACCTTACTTATCTTCTTTTTACTTACTAATGGGAAAACACtgaaaaagcaaaaagaaaaagaaaaatggcaGCTTGTAATTCTGAGAAAAGCGACAAAGTGAACTTTGAAACAGAAATTCATTGGGAATTACCAGAGACAGTAATTGGGAAAGAAGGCTTGAGAAAAAAGATTCTGCAAAAGGGTAATTCTTGGAAGACACCATTACCCGGTGATGAAATCCAAGGTATGATTTTTTTTAACTTATCTATTGTGTTTTTGTTTACCATTTACATTTACAGTGTAAAAATGCTGACTGCAGCTGCATTGACCTTTTTGTGTTATATTTAGTTCATTATAATGTGAAAATAGAAGATGGGGAGATTCTTGATTCAAGCCATGACAAAGGAAAACCTTTTGAATTCAAGCTAGGACAAGGTAATTTTATAGTTTCTTTTTCATTATTCAATTACTGGTTTCTTATATTCTCAGGCCAGGCAAAGGTGGCCCAGTGAATAAGGCATTCTGCGTTCACGCAGGGTTCGGGAAAGGGTCGCACCTGAGTGTGGTGTAGATAGTCTATTCTAATACAAGCATTAATGACTTTATCCACGGCTCGAACCTATGACCTCTAAATCACACAAAGACAACTTTATCGTTGCTCCAAGGCTAAACTTCTTTTCTTATATTGTCAGGATTTAAGTAATGTATACTGTCAAGTGTAATGAATTTCTTAAACCATCAGGGTAATTTAACATGTTATAGCAAGTTACTTACCATTTATGAAATGTATAAGCAAGATTATATCATAATAAACAATTTTCTAATCCAAGACAGCCTAAGTTTTGTTTAGCTGAGTGAGTTTCATTGTTCATTATTGAATTCCAGGTGAAGTTATTAAAGGATGGGATGAAGGAATTGCTACAATGAAAAAGAGTGAAAGAGCAATATTCACAATTCCACCAAATTTGGCATATGGAGAAACTGGTTCTCCTCCTCTAATTCCTCCCAATTCAACACTTGTTTTTGACATTGAATTGGTCTCTTGGAATTCAGTTAGAGATATCACTGGAGATGGAGgaatattgaagaaaataataaagGAAGGTGAAGGGTGGGCTACACCTAAAGATGTAGATGAAGTATTAGGTAATGTCTTATTTCATTTACTATTATTCATATCAATTTGAACTTGGATTTCTATATTCTAAAGAGTTTGAGCATCCAACCGAAAAATATATGGTAATTTAAGATTTGTATGTACTCTTTCAAGAAAGCTTACACAACTTATGTATGAAACAATTACGTACTATATAATAACTCAATACCCTTTTGCACGTGCATGTAACACGATGTTGGATTTCACACGGCACACGTGAATTTTAATACAAACTAATTACGAGTGTGATAATGGGCTTACAAATGATTAGTTCTATATAATGTCATGTGAAATTTTTTGAACGTTCAACTAAAAATCTTGAGACGATAAGTGGACACGAGTTTATATATCATTTTGGAAAATCTTATACTACTCATGCATGGCAATTATATTAATTACTCAACACCAAAAAAATCTAagaattaatttctttttttgttttcaaGGGATTCTTAGCAAATAAATTTCatttcatttttcctcatgtttttAAATTTCTATTACCTCTGTTTTATTGGATAGTGAAGTATATAGCAAGCTCTGCGGATGGAAAAACTCTGTCAAGCTCTGATGATGGTGTGGAGTTTTCTTTATTGGATGGTAAATTCTTGTTTAAATTACTTTTTCTTCTAAATTCTAAGATACAACTTACAAGTACTAATTGATAAAATTGCACTTTCATTAGGTTACCTCTATCCAGCCATGACAAAATCTGTAAAGACAATGAGAAAAGGAGAAATAGCTGAGTTAACTGTGAAACCAGCTTGTAAGTTTGATAAACACAAAATTAACTAATTATTGATACGCAAAAAGAAAGATAATTAAGCTGTGTTTTCATCAACTTGAAGATTATTTTGATGGTGTTGAAAATGGAATGCAACCAAATTTGAATTTGACCATTCATCTTGAGCTGATTTCTTGGAAAACTGTTGTTGATGTTACTGGAGATAAGAAGGTTCTTAAGAAGTTAATTAAGGCTGGTGAAGGCTATGATCGTCCTAATGAAGGATCCCTTGTAAAAGGTAATTTTCACAAATTAACTTTGTTTGTTCAATACATCTCTaaaatcaagaagatattaatgTTTGGAAATTTATGATGTTCTTGAAGTGGTTTATATTGGAAAGCTACAAGATGGGACTGTATTTGAAAGGAAAGGATTATCAGACGAAGACCCCTTTGAATATGTATGTTTAGAAGGTACCTTTTCTTTACTTTTACCCTTCTTTATATATGTATGTTTAGAAGGTACCTTTTCTTTACTTTTACCCTTCTTTATACTGCGATAGTGTTCGGGCCAACTTGTAATATACCTCGATAACTAAAAAAGAGAAATAGTGTATGAGTTTTAACTTGAAATTAATTCTCTCAttcaaaaaagtaaaaaataaaagttgtgtCTCATAAATTAGAAAAGAGGGTTTAACCTTAGAAGCAATGGCAAATGTACGGTATAAGTTATCGGTTAAGCCGAATCCAGTAGCCTTGGCTCAAACCCTGGATATGTGTTAAGAAATCTactaaatatatacaaatattaaattttgaaccTAGTAACTTAAATGGTAAATGGGTTTAGAGATATCTCGAACTCATAAAGTGCGAATCTTGAATCTGCTTCTGCTAAGAAGTTACTCCATAATAAGTGACTTTTTGGTCTTTGACACACCCCTTAAAAAAATACTAACTCCTAGAAAAAAAATAAGTATTTTGActaaattatccttaattaaaatCTGCATATTGCTAACTTGACACATTGGGATATGTAAATATGGGCAAatttgaaaacttaagttaattCATTCTTGATTATGTAAAAAAGACAATTATTTTGAACCAAAATAAAAAGGCTACAAGATCATTTATTACGGAGCGAATTGAGTACAAATTTTACAATTCTATAGTGAGATAAACTTCTTCTTATGTTGATCAATGCAGGGCAATTCAATGAGGGTTTAGATAGAGCTATCATGACaatgagaaaaggagaagaagCAATAGTTACAATCAGCTCGGACTATTTTCATGATTGTCAAGTAAAAGATGTATTAGCTACTGCAGATTTAGAGCTTTATGAGATCAAATTGGTTGATTTCAACAAGGTTTTTTTTCTAACAAGGAATTAATCCTTCTATTTTCAGAGTTATCAAATTTatggttttaaaaaaaatatttacttgaTTCATATAGGAGAAACCATTTTGGAAGATGGACACAAAAGAGAAAGTTGAAGCATGTGATAAAATTAAGAAGGACGGAAATGTACTATTCAAAGAAGGGAAGTTTCAATGTGCCTCAAGGAAGTATGAGAAGGAATGTAATAGTTTTGCATTCTTgaaatgttcaaattaatttacttTGATCTACGTATATAATGTAAGCTGAATTAGTATGTATTGTAAATTCCAGGCATTGAAATTCATCCAGTTTGATCACTCATTTAACAGCGATGAAAAGTGCCAATCAAATACTTTGCGATTATCGTGTTATTTGAATAATGCTGCTTGTAAGTTGAAGATTGGAGAGCATCAAGAAGCCTCAAAACTATGTAGCAAGGTTCATTATTTTAATTTACCGTTCCTCTTTACTTTTACCACATGAGAGAGTTGATATATACATGTGTTATTGAAATTAAAGAGATTTTTGATTTTATATCTTCTTGTGGAAACAGGTTATAGAGTATGATCCTTGCAATGTGAAAGCTCTCTTTAGAAGGGCTCAAGCATACCTAAGAATCAATGAACTGGAAAAGGCTGAAATTGATATTACAAAAGCTCTTGAAGTTGATCCAAACAACAGGTATTTAATTTGCCTTTATACTATATATATGGCTTCtacaaatatttattttcttGCCATAGTTTCCTCAATGTGTTCTCAAAGTTTAATTGATCTTAGCAGAGATGTGAAGCTCATGTACAAAGAGCtgaagaagaagcagaagcaATATACACAACATGAAGTTGAAATTTTTAGCACCATGCTTTCAAGGTTGGCCTAGGACTTTTGGATTTCTGTTGAAAATGCTGTATGAAAAGTTCAAATTATTTACATTGCATTGCTACTAGTttgaattttataaaaataaatatagctTCTGTTTTTCTTATTGAAGCTAAAGAGTTTAACTACTTTTTTCAAGTCATAACATTGAGTTCTCTAAAAACACAGTTCTTCAGTAACCTATTGTTCCAGAGTTAATTACTGATAAAAATAAATGTTCAATTAATTTTGACCCGTTAGTtctttaattagtgatttggcaTGGATTATGTATCTGAAGCAAATTTAAAGGGTGGAGTACACAAATAGCCCTTAAAGTGGATGACCTTAAATTTTTATCCATGCTTACCTCGTTGGCAGAACTTCAAGTTTAATAACTGTTGCTCCTCGCTTGCTTGATGGCAATACTTTAACTTTTGACCTTGAAATACTGCTCATGGAATAAGCGGGGGTCAAAAGTTAAAGACCACTACTAAAAGTGTCATATTTTTGCaactttttgaattttaaaagttCAGCCTCAATACTAAAAGCCCAAACAAGGCCCATGAATTATTTCACGTGGGCTTGAGGAACGTAATATGATGATTAAAAATTATCATGTCCAGTTCCCTCGGGGGATGGACACCCGATTGTTATTCTAATTCGGTAATTAATTTATGTTTATGAGCCCAATTGAAAGATTTTCAAATTTGGTCCACAAAACTTATGTTACAGAAGGCCTCATTTGTTTACACTTAATGGAGGTTTGAATCTTAATCATTTAGATTTCGGAtattaagtgtgtttgtttttaacgtctgaatcttaattatttagatcttaatcattaagtatTTTTcacttaatgggtctgaataggtttgtatgattaagatctataacagagACTTAATTTTATTAAAATACTATCATCTATATTTATTATTAAATACCAccaccgcctaccattatcaactaccaccatgcCATGCACCACCAACATACTCAACCACCACCACAACTACTATCATCCTCAATCATAGCAGTCACCATTATCGACTACCACTATCCCCACCACTCCCACCACCATCATTCTCAACAACAACCAATACTCATCTACCTCAACTATCACAACTAACCATcccatcaccatcaacaaccaTAGTCAGCACTGCCCATCATTATAAACTATCACCACCCACCACCTTCTTCAATCACAACTATCACTACCACCCaccattattaactatcaccatTCACCACTACCATTCTCAATTATAATCGCTACCGctaccaatcaccactagctactaccatgaaccaccaccatcaaccaaaaCTACCACCAACCACCGCCTCTAGTCGGCATTCACAAGCACCATCGTTAGCCATCACCGCAAGCAATTACCATATTTTAAAaaactatatattttattgataaaatattagattaattagtattttatttgaattttatgtttattaatttttaaataaagataaattttatacattcagatgttaaaaatcaaacagtcttaatcatttagtattcagatcttaatacacatcttactATTTAGATGTGTATTCAGGTTTAGATATCATAATCTTAATACGCATCttgatattcagatgtgtattcaaaTTTCGTCGttttaatcttaaaaaaaaaaaaaaaaaaataaggccGGATAGTAGCTTCTGTCACCTTTAAGGCCCCACCTTTAATTACCTTCACAATTCAGCCAATGAAAGTTAATTCACTTTTTCTCCTAATCTCATAAAGCATTTTCCATTTATTCCTAGTACCTAATTTAGACAAAAGGTAatgaattaattaatttattacaaCTAGCCAACTGTCACCCGTGTGAACCAAAGCCCCGATTTGTCTAGGGGGAATAAAATAAGGAGGAAATGAGGTTGAATATAGCAATAATTGTGCCCCTGGAGACATCATTATTGTAGGCACCTAGATGAGTTCCATAAAATAATTAATGCATGTAGTAAAATTTCTTTATTGACAAGATCTAAAAAGTGTTAGAGTAACAATTTGAACTATTGTATTATTTGGCTTTTAACGCGTTTCGGTCGcccaaaaataaataattactaataaaaaaatatatataaactaattatgtacaaaatatatatattatatataaattatacattaatatacataaatatatattaattagttattttttaaGGTGAACATATTGTGTCAATTTTCGATAATTATTTGTATTTGCTCCGTTGACTAAGAAAAGTGGAGTAGAGAATGTAACAATGGGCTCATTAAGGATCCGAAGACCTAAGCTTTGCTTCTTTTGTTTTGAAAAAAGAAATCTTTTGTAGAGATAAGAAAGTCATTTACTTTATTTAAATTCACCTAAAAAGAGTAAACAGGAAATAACAGACTTAATGTACAAATCATGTATGTTGTTTCTATTATTTCAGTTGAGAAAAAATATGCTGCCTATTTTAAATTAAACTTCTCCAAGTAATATTGCTTTGAGGaagacctctttcttctttttttggggTTTGAGAAGCAGCTTACTAGATATGTGAACCAACATTTAATTTGTCAAATTATAATTAGCTAAGCTTTATTTTCTGAACAATAATAGGTGTTTTCACAAGTTTTAATGATAGAGAAGATGCCACTTGGGTTGAGAGTGTCCAGATATATAATAGAGATGTCCCATTTCCTATATTTAATACATACAATCAATTAATTACTACAGACATTTGCAGCATCCATCATCTCTACTTCTCTACACAAAATTAATGCGACGCATATATATGAAACCCTTGTGGGGTTGTGAATATGTTTAAGGTTATATGTGACGTTACTgtaatatttttataaatctgTCTATTTCGTCTTATTTTCCCAGTGTTTACATGTTCCACATTTTGTTTATCTCAAGATCATTCAAAATAAAATCTGTTCTAATCAAAATTTAGATCCCTTCATTTATAC is a window from the Nicotiana tomentosiformis chromosome 10, ASM39032v3, whole genome shotgun sequence genome containing:
- the LOC104092595 gene encoding 70 kDa peptidyl-prolyl isomerase-like isoform X1, whose translation is MAACNSEKSDKVNFETEIHWELPETVIGKEGLRKKILQKGNSWKTPLPGDEIQVHYNVKIEDGEILDSSHDKGKPFEFKLGQGEVIKGWDEGIATMKKSERAIFTIPPNLAYGETGSPPLIPPNSTLVFDIELVSWNSVRDITGDGGILKKIIKEGEGWATPKDVDEVLVKYIASSADGKTLSSSDDGVEFSLLDGYLYPAMTKSVKTMRKGEIAELTVKPAYYFDGVENGMQPNLNLTIHLELISWKTVVDVTGDKKVLKKLIKAGEGYDRPNEGSLVKVVYIGKLQDGTVFERKGLSDEDPFEYVCLEGQFNEGLDRAIMTMRKGEEAIVTISSDYFHDCQVKDVLATADLELYEIKLVDFNKEKPFWKMDTKEKVEACDKIKKDGNVLFKEGKFQCASRKYEKALKFIQFDHSFNSDEKCQSNTLRLSCYLNNAACKLKIGEHQEASKLCSKVIEYDPCNVKALFRRAQAYLRINELEKAEIDITKALEVDPNNSRDVKLMYKELKKKQKQYTQHEVEIFSTMLSRLA
- the LOC104092595 gene encoding 70 kDa peptidyl-prolyl isomerase-like isoform X2; translated protein: MAACNSEKSDKVNFETEIHWELPETVIGKEGLRKKILQKGNSWKTPLPGDEIQVHYNVKIEDGEILDSSHDKGKPFEFKLGQGEVIKGWDEGIATMKKSERAIFTIPPNLAYGETGSPPLIPPNSTLVFDIELVSWNSVRDITGDGGILKKIIKEGEGWATPKDVDEVLVKYIASSADGKTLSSSDDGVEFSLLDGYLYPAMTKSVKTMRKGEIAELTVKPAYYFDGVENGMQPNLNLTIHLELISWKTVVDVTGDKKVLKKLIKAGEGYDRPNEGSLVKVVYIGKLQDGTVFERKGLSDEDPFEYVCLEGQFNEGLDRAIMTMRKGEEAIVTISSDYFHDCQVKDVLATADLELYEIKLVDFNKEKPFWKMDTKEKVEACDKIKKDGNVLFKEGKFQCASRKYEKALKFIQFDHSFNSDEKCQSNTLRLSCYLNNAACKLKIGEHQEASKLCSKVIEYDPCNVKALFRRAQAYLRINELEKAEIDITKALEVDPNNRDVKLMYKELKKKQKQYTQHEVEIFSTMLSRLA